CGGTACCCGCGTGCGATGATCACGGTCTGTGATCTGGATCGTGCCGGTGTCGACTTCGCTGCTGCAACCTTCGGCGCGCGCGGCGTCTATTCCGAGCCCAACTTCCGCGACCTGAACTTCGGGCAAACCTTCGATCTGATCTGGGTGGGCTCCCTCCTCACTCATCTTCCGGAGCATCAGACCCGTCAGTTCCTGGATTTCGCGCTGCGCCATATGGGGACGGAGTCGCGCCTGATCGTGACGAGCCATGGTGATTACGTGGCCACGCGGTTGCGGTCGTGGGACTATGGGCTGGGCGAACCTGCAGCGCGAGGCCTGCTCGGGCAATGGCTGGTTGATGGCTACGGCTACCGCGGTTACGGCGGCAACCCCGCCTACGGCATCTCGCTCGTGTCGCGCCAGTGGTATGAGAGGCTCCTTGCCGGCAGCCCCCTGTCCCTGCAGTCCTATCAGGATCGTGGCTGGGACGATCATCAGGACGCGCTGGTCATTCGCCGGACGCCGGGACACCAGCCGCATAATGCCCTGCCCTGGTTCGAGCAGCCCGGCCTGGCTCTGCCTCTTCCTGCCGAGGAGCAGCTCGCTGCGGACGAGGCCGGTGTCCCCGGCTTCTCCGAGGACTGGTACTGCGAGACCTTCGCCGACGTCGCTGCTGCCGTGAAGGACGGAGTATTCCCGTCCGGCCTGGCGCACTATCTCGAGTACGGGTGGAAGGAGGGGCGGCCGCCCTTCGATCCGCAACGGTCCTACGCCCGGCGTATCCCATCTTCGTCCTGAGAAGGGGCCTCAAAGAGCTGCTTGGCTTCTCGGTGTTTCGACCTCCTGATCGGGTTCGGCTGATCAGGAGGTGGACATGGCACGTCTGTTCTGGCCATCGGATGGCGCCTGGGCGGCCATCGATCCACATCGGCCACGTGGCAGGCCAAGTAGGCGGCGGATCGATGGTCGTCGTCCCGACCGGGATCCTCGGCGAGTACTTGGCGCGGGTCTAGAACGCTTCGAAGAGGCGCCCCCTGTCGGTCATTGCCCGGCGCCCCGGGGTACTGCGCGCTCGATGACGATCCTCTCTCCCTGTATCCGGGCCACGGCCTGCAAAACCTGCGGGTTCTGCTCGCCCGAGCCTGAGCAGCGCGGGATGAGAGGGTACTGGTTGGTGTAGCGGTAGAGGCGGTCCACGCCGGACGAGGTGCAGAGGCCAACGCGCACCTCGACCCCGCTCACGGCGACGGCGTCGGAGAGGATGCCCTCGAAGAAGGTGTACATCCCCCCCAGCAATCCCGTCTCGTCCCGCAGGGCGATCTCCCTGCTGCCGGTGGTTGCCGCGAGCTCCGCAACCTGCTTCGCAAGATCCTTCTGAAAGTTCCACCTGCCGCGGGCTTCCGAAGCGGAGACCAGGCCGGAGACGAGCAGCGCCCCGACGAAGACGATGTGGATGGGCCGCCCGTCGCTCCCCTCCACCGACAGGGCGAAGAGTCCGAACAGCACCACGACCGCACCACACGCGATCGGGAACATGATCCGCTCAGGATCCTGGATATGAACCGGGTTCAGATAGATGAGCGAGAGCAGGGGAAGGCAGAGGACGGCAAGAATACCCAGAACGGCGTGCGCGGCTCCTCCCCTGCGGTTCAACGCGTGGGCGGCGATGCAAAGGAGCATGATTAACAGGCCGAGGCTTTCGGGGGAGCGCTCGAAAGCCGCCTTGTAGATGAGGGGGATGTTTCTGAGCAGTGCCGTCAAGCCGGTCTGGGCACTGCCCGTGACCACCGACACCTCGTACGCGCCATCCATGACGACGTAGATCACCAGGACATAGGCCGCGTACAGGACGGCGCCCAATCCGACCATCACCGCCGTCCTCGCGCTTCGGCGGAGACGGGCCCGCATGTCCGCGGATTGCCCAGGGGGTACCCACAGGCAGGCAAGGATCGGAAGGGTCAGGACCAGGAGGGCCAGGGCCTGGTAGACCATGAGGAGGGCGCAGAAGCTCAGGGCGCCCAGGATGTAGGGCAGGAGCGCGCGACGGATGCTCAGCCGGATGGACAGGCCGAGCAGGACGAAGAGGAGCGTCGCGGTAAGCTGCGCAGGATGGAAGCGGGCGAGCCACAATGCCGGCCAGCCGATCAGGACGGTGCAGGCCGTCGCGAAGGCCCATCGCCGGGTGGGCGACAGTACCGGCGTGACGGCCCATCGCACGACGTAGTACCGGGCCACCAGCATGAGGGCAGCGACGATGCCGACCCCCCAGACCTGCCCGCCGCCGACGAGCCATTGCAGGGCCGAGGGTGTCAGGTGCAGCGGGCGCATCGAGAGGAGCGGGAAGATCTGTACCTGGTATCCCAGCCCGACAGCGTTGTAGGCCCGGAACAACCCCCACTCCTCCAGCAGGGGGCGAACGGCCCAGAGACTCGCCGCCGCGAGGACCAGGACAGTGAGAACTTCGGCGTAGGGAAGCCAGGAAGGCCGGTCCTGCTCCTGCCCTGCCGTCAGGGGAAGGGAAGCGCTTGGCGCGATCGGTGCGGCTTGCGACAAGGCTGGTCCTGCATCGTTGCTTGATGATGCTGCGTAGTAGCGGTCCCGCGAATCTCCGTCGAGCGGTCGCCCGATGCCCTACTGTCCTGCGGTTCCAGGGGGGGCACGCTCGATGACGACCTTGCCCCCCTGCATCCGCGCGACCGCGACCAGCGTGTCCTGCGCGGCAGGTGCTGCGCAGCGCGGGGTGGTGGCGATCGGGTACCGGAGGGCATCGGGGTGAATGCGGTCCACGCCATCCGGGGTGCAGAGGTTGACCCATGACCTGACGCCCAGGACGAGCAGGGCCTCCGACAGCGTGTTGCCGAGATAGGTGTAGACGTCGCCGAGCAGCCCTGTTTCATCGCGCAACAGGATGCGCCCGGCCCCGGAGGTCCGCGCGAGGTTCGCGACCTGCGCGCCGATGTCCTTCTGGAAATTCCACCTGGCACGGGCCTGATGAGCGGACGCCGCCCCGGAGGCCAGCAGGGCCGCGACGAGGAGGATGCACGGCGGGCTGGCGATCCGCCCGGGTCTCCCGACCATGAGGAGGGCGAGCAGGAGCACCGTGGCGCCGCAGGCGATCGGGAACATCGCGCGCTCGGGATCCTGGAGGTGAGCGGGAAGGATGTAAGTGAGGGACAGCAGCGGGAGCAGCAGCACGGCCAGCGAGCCCAGGAGGGCATGGAGCCTGCCGCGCCGCGGCTCCGGTCCGGATGCGGCAGCGCAGAGCAGGGCCATGAGCAAGCCGAGGATCTCCGGGGAGCGCCCGAAGGTTGCCCCGTAGACGGTGGCGATGTTGCCGAGCAGCAGCGCCACCGGATTGGACCTCACCACTCCCGCCGCCAGTGCCAGCTCATAGACGCCGTCCATGGTCGCATAGATCACTGCCACGTAGAGCGCGTAGAGGGCGAAGCCCGTCGCCACCATGATCGCGGATCTGGCGCCCCGACGCAGGCGGGCCGGCATGTCCCCGGCCTTCCCCGGAGGCACCCACAGGCCGGCGAGAAAGGGGATGGTGCACACCAGGAGAGCGACCGCCTGATAGGTCATGAGAAGCGCGCAGAGGCTCAGCGCGCCCATGACGTGGGGCAGGACGGTGTTCCGGATGCAGAGCCGGAGACCGCAGCCCAGCAGGACGAAGAACAGTGTCGCGGAGAACTGCGCAGGGTGGAACCGGCCGAGCCATAGTGCCGGCCAGCCGACCAGGACCGTGCAGGCCGTTGCGAAGGCCCATCGCTGGACGGGCGGCAGCACCGGCGCAACAGCCCATCGCGCCACGGCATACCGGGTCGCCAGCAGAAGGGCGGCCACCACGCCGACCCCCCATACCTGCCCGCCCCCCAGGATCCATTGCAGGGCAGAGGGCGTTAGGTGGAGAGGGCGTAGCGCAACGACGGAGAAGGTGCCCAACAGGTAGGACAGGCCCGAGCTGGCATAGATGGCGAACAGGCCCCATTCCTCCAGCAGAGGGCGGACGGCCCAGAGGCCCATCGCCATGAGGAGCAGGATCGTGAACGCCTCGGCGAAGGGAAGCCACCGGGGCCGCTCCTGCTCAAGCGCAGGGGAGGGCGAAGCGGGGCGTGTGGAGGGCGCAACCTGCGACACGAGCCCTACATGCCTGTTGAGTTCTGCCTAGTAGCTGTCCCCTCAACGCAAGTCGAGCGGCCGCCCGCAGCTTGTTGCGGCACCCGCGCCGGGGAAAGACACGGGCGGGGATCATGCCGACCGGGCCGAACGGCCGGGGGGCGGTCCGGGCGGGCGGTGCATGATCCCCGGGGTTCATCCCGGCAGATCCAAGACCCCTCGCGGCCGAGCTGTCCGGCGGGGGCAAGGGGATGAAAGGGCTTGCGCCCGCCACGATCGGTGCCGGTGCCTCGCACCCGAAGCCCCGGCACACTACATTCACGGGCTGGAACGCCCCGTCCCCTGGAAGCAACCCCCGCCGCATGACCGAAGAAACCTTCGCCGCCGCCACCGATCCCGCGCTGAACGGCGGCGCCGTGCGCCTCACCCGCCTGCCCAACGGCCTGACCGTCGTCTCCGACACCATGGCCCGGGTGGAGACCGCCTCCATCGGCGCCTACGCCCACACCGGCACGCGGGACGAGGAGGCGCAGGAGAACGGCGTCTCCCACTTCCTCGAGCACATGGCCTTCAAGGGCACCGAGCGGCGGGACGCGGCCGCCATCGCGCGGGAGATCGAGAACGTTGGCGGGCACCTGAACGCCTACACGGCGCGGGAGACAACCGCCTACTACGCCAAGGTGCTGAAGGAGGACCTGCCGCTGGCCGCCGACATCCTCGGCGACATCCTCACCCATTCCAGCTTCGCGCCGGAGGAGGTGGAGCGGGAGCGCGGCGTCATCCTGCAGGAGATCGGGCAGGCGAACGACACGCCCGACGACATTGTCTTCGACCATTTCCAGGAGACGGCCTTCGCCGGCCAGCCCATGGGCCGCCCGACGCTCGGCCCCGCCTCCATCATCGAGACGCTGCCGCGCGAGGCGCTGACGGGCTACATGCGCCGCCACTACGGCCCTTCCCGCATGGTGGTGGCCGCGGCCGGCGCGGTGGACCACGACAACCTCGTGGACCTCGTGAAGACCCACTTCGCCGACCTGCCTGATATCGACGGGCACAGCGCCGAGCCCGCCCGCTACACCGGCGGCGAGTTCCGGGAGGAGCGGGACCTCGACCAGGTCCACCTGCTGCTGGGCTTCCCCGGCCCGGCCTATGGCGACCCGATGCACTACCCGACGATGCTGCTCTCCACGATCCTCGGCGGCGGCATGTCGTCCCGCCTGTTCCAGGAGATCCGGGAGAAGCGGGGGCTGGTCTACTCCGTCTATTCCTTCCACTCCCCCTACCGGGATGCCGGCCTCTTCACCGTCTATGCCGGCACGGGCGAGGAGCAGGCGGCGGAGCTGATGCCCGCCACGCTGGAGGAGCTGCGCCGCGTGCAGAAGGACGTGACGGAGGAGGAGCTGGCCCGCGCCAAGGCGCAGCTCCGCGCCTCCGTCCTCATGTCCCTGGAATCCACGGGATCGCGCTGCGAGGGGCTGGCGCGCCAGCTGCAGGTCCACGGCCGCCTGATCCCGGTGGAGGAGACGAAGGCGAGGATCGCGGCGGTGACGGTGGAGCAGGTGCAGGCCGCCGCGGCGAAGACCTTCCGCGCCCCGCCGACGCTGGCCGCTCTCGGCCCCGCCGGGCGCGTGCCGCGCCTGCCTGAAGTGGCCGAGAGGCTGGCGGCGTGAGCGCGACGGTCGAGCTTCCCGCGGCAGACGCGCGGGAGGCGCTGGCCGGGCTCGTCGCCGCCGCCCGCGCCGCGGGGGCCGACGCGGCGGACGCGATGCTGGCCGCCGGCGCCTCCCTCTCCGTCGGGATGCGGCTGGGAGAGGTGGAGCAGGTCGAGCGCTCCGAGGGCTTCGATATCGGGCTCCGCGTCTTCGTCGGCCGCCGCCAGGCGATCGTCTCCACCACGGATTCCGACCCGCGCGGCTTCGAGGCCCTCGCCGAGCGCGCCGTCGCCATGGCGCGCGCCGTGCCGGAGGACCCCTTCGGCTTCCTGCCGGACCTCGTGCCCTCGGTGGCCGACCTGCCGCTCGACATGGATGACGGCGTGGAGCCGGACGTGGCCTCCCTCTCCGCGCGCGCCCGCCGCGCGGAGGAGGCCGCCCGCGCCATCCCCGGCGTGACGAACTCCGAGGGCGCGGATGCCGGCTGGCAGCGCACGGTGATCGCGCTGGCCGCCTCCAACGGCTTCTCCGGCACCTACACCCGCAGCGGCCACAGCCTCTCCGTCACGGCCCTGGCCGGGCAGGGCACGGGGATGGAGCGGGACTACGACTACGCCTCCGCCACCCACCTCTCGGACCTGGACGAGCCGGAGACCCTGGGTCGCAACGCGGGGGAGCGGGCGGTGCGCCGCCTGAACCCCATCCGCCCCGCCACCGCCCGCCTGCCCGTGCTATACGACCCGCGCGTGGCCGGCTCCATCCTCGGCCACCTGACAGGGGCGGCGAACGGCGCCTCCGTCGCGCGCGGCACGAGCTTCCTGCGCGACAGCATGGGCCAGCGCATCATGGCCCCGGGCCTGACCGTGCGGGACGATCCCACCCGCCCGCGCGGCCCCCGTTCCCGGCCCTTCGACGCCGAGGGCATGCCCACAGCCCCGCTGGCGATCGTGGAGGACGGGGTGCTGCAGCACTGGCTGCTGGACTGGCGCTCCGCCCGGCAGCTCGGCCTCGCCTCCAACGGCCGTGCCTCCCGCGCCGTGGGTGGCCCGCCCTCGCCCTCCACCACCAACCTGTGGCTGGAACCGGGCGCGCTAACGCCCGAGGCCCTGATGGCCGATATCGCCGAGGGTCTCCTGGTCACGGAGATGATCGGCAGCAGCATCAACGCCACGACCGGCGATTACAGCCGTGGCGCCTCCGGCTTCATGATCCGCAACGGGGAGCTCGCCGAGCCCTTCTCCGGCGTGACCCTGGCGGGAAACCTGCGAGAGATGTTCCTGCACATCACCCCCGCCAACGACCTGCGCTTCCGGCGGGGCACCGACAGCCCGACGCTGCGGATAGATGGGCTGACGATGGCAGGGGCCTGAGGACGCGCGCGCCAGCACCAGGGGGCTCCGCCCCCTGGACCCCCGCCAAGGGCCTGAGGCCCTTGGATCCCCATTTGGCTGCCGCCGTGCGGTCCTGACACGGGGCCTCCTCGTGATGGACCTGATCCTGCCCTTGCAGTCGCCTCGGGTCATGGACCCGAGGCGCACCGCCAGCCCGGTTGATTCCAAAGCCTGGAAAAAGATGATGGAGAGGGGTCCGGGGAGAGGAAGAATTCCTTCTTCCTCTCCCTGGCCACAGACCGCCCGCGCAGGACTACTCCGCGGCGCCCAGGGCAACGAAGTGCGGGTTGCGGTAGTCGGGTTTTCCGTAGGCGAGAGGCTTGCCGTCCAGCGTTTCCACCCGTCCTCCGGCGGCGCGCAGCACAGCGTCTCCCGCAGCGATGTCCCACTCCATGGTGGTGCCGAGCCGGGGGTAGAGGTCTGCCTCGCCGCGCGCCAGGAGGCATAGCTTCAGGGAGCTGCCGGCGGCGCGGAAGGCGGCCACCTTGCGGCCGAGAAGGAAGGCCTCCATTGCGGCCGCGTCGCCGTGGGAGCGGGAGCCGACCACGGTCAGCCCTTCCAGCGGCGCGGGGCGCGCGGCGATGGGGCGTTCGCCGGTGGCGTCGGCCAGCCTTGCCGTGCCGGGGCCGGCGCCGAGATAGGTCTCGCCCCGCGCGGGCACGACGACCACGCCCAGCACCGACGCGCCGCTCTCGATCAGGGCGATGTTCACGGTGAACTCGCCGTTGGCGCTGATGAACTCGCGCGTGCCGTCCAGCGGGTCCACCAGCCAGAAGCGCGGGCCAGCTACCGCCGGGGAGAGGTCGTCGCAGGCTTCCTCCTCCGACACCACGGGGATGTCGGGAGTCAGGGCGCGCAGCGCGGGCAGGATCACCCTCTCCGCCGCTTGGTCCGCCGCCGTCACGGGGCTGCCATCGGCCTTATAGGCGGCGGTGCAAGCGCCGTAGAAGCGCATCGCGGCGCGCCCCGCTTCCTCCGCCACCGGGCGGACGGCCGCGAGGAGCCCGGCGAGGTCGAGCGCGGCGTCAGGCATCGCCGCCCCGCAGCAGGCCACGGGCCTCCATCCCCGCCACGATCAGCTCGGCCGCGTCCTCCGGCCCTATCCGCGCGGTCTCGATGTGCAGCTCCGGGGAGAGCGGCGGCTCGTAGGGGCTGGAGACGCCGGTGAAGTTGCTGATCTCGCCCGCGCGGGCCTTGCGGTAGAGGCCCTTGGGATCGCGGCTCTCCGCCACCTCCAGCGGCACGTCCACGTGGACCTCCAGGAAGTCGCCCTCCGGCAGCAGGCGGCGCACCATGTCGCGCTCCGAGCGGAAGGGAGAGATGAAGGAGGCGAGGACGATGAGGCCGGCATCGGCCATCAGCTTCGCCACCTCGCCCACGCGGCGAATGTTCTCCACGCGGTCGGCGTCGGTGAAGCCGAGATCGCGGCAGAGGCCGTGGCGCAGGTTGTCGCCGTCCAGCAGGTAGGTGTGCTTGCCCAGGGCGAAAAGGCGGCGCTCCACCAGATTGGCGATCGTGGACTTTCCGGCGCCCGAGAGGCCGGTGAACCACAGCACGCAGGGGCGCTGCCGCTTCCTCTCCGCCCGCGCATTGCGGCCCACGTCCACGGACTGCCAGTGGATGTTCTGCGCGCGCCGCAGCGCGAAGTGGATCAGCCCGGCCGCCACCGTCTCGTTCGTCATTCGGTCGATAAGGATGAAGCCGCCGGTTCCGCGGTTCTCCGCATAGGGATCGAAGGCGATCGGTTGGTCGAGGCTGATGTTGCACACCCCGATCTCGTTCAGCTTCAGCTCGCGCGCCGCGCTCTGCTCCAGCGTGTTGACGTTGACCTTGTGCTTGAGGGTGGTGACGGAGGCGGCGACCGTCTTCGCCCCGATCTTCATCAGGTAGCCGCGCCCGCTGAGCATCGGGCTATCATTCATCCAGATGAGGGTGGTCTCGAACTGGTCGGAGACCTCGGCGGGGCTCTCGGCGGCGCAGATCACGTCACCCCGGCTGCAGTCCACCTCGTCCTCGAGCGTGATCGTGACGGACTGGCCGGCGGTGCCGTGGGGCATCTCCCCATCAAGGAGCACGGAGGCGACGCGGCTCTCCCGCGCGGAGGGCATGATCTTCACGGCATCGCCGGGCAGCACGGTTCCGGAGGCGATGAGGCCGGAGAAGCCGCGGAAGCTCGAGTTCGGGCGGTTCACCCATTGCACGGGCATGCGGAAGGGCGCGTTCCCCGGCTGCCGGGCGATGCCCACCGTTTCCAGGTGGGCCATGAGCGTGGGGCCGGCGTACCAGGCCATGTTGCCGCTGCGCTCCGTGACATTGTCGCCCATCAGCGCGGAGACGGGGATCGGGACGACCTTGTCGATCGCGAGCGAGGCGGCGAAGGCCATGTAGTCGCCGAGGATGCGGTCGAAGGCTTCCCGCCCGTAGCCCACGGTGTCCATCTTGTTCACCGCCAGCACCACGTTGCGGATGCCGAGCAGCGAGACGAGGTAGGAGTGGCGGCGCGTCTGGGTCAGCACGCCCTTGCGCGCATCGACCAGGATCACGGCCAGGTCGGCGGTGGAGGCGCCGGTGACCATGTTGCGCGTGTACTGCTCATGGCCCGGCGTGTCCGCCACGATGAACTTGCGCTTGTCGGTCGAGAAGAAGCGGTAGGCGACGTCGATGGTGATGCCCTGCTCGCGCTCCGCCGCCAGCCCGTCCACCAGGAGGGCGAAGTCGATGTTCTCGCCCTGGGTGCCCATCTTCCGGGAATCGGACTCCAGCGCGGCGAGCTGGTCCTCGAAGATCATCTTGCTGTCGTAGAGCAGGCGCCCGATCAGGGTGGACTTGCCGTCGTCCACCGATCCGCAGGTGATGAAGCGCAGCAGGCCCTTCGTCTCGTGCTGCTTCAGGTAGGCCCCGATGTCGGTCGCGATCAGGTCGCTGACATGAGCCATCAGAAGTACCCCTCCTGCTTCTTCCTCTCCATCGAGGCGGCGGCGTCGTGGTCGATCGCGCGGCCCTGGCGCTCGCTGGTGCGGGTGAGCAGCATCTCCTGGATGATCTCGGGCAGGGTCGCCGCCTCGCTCTCCACCGCGCCCGTCAGCGGGTAGCAGCCGAGGGTGCGGAACCGGATGCGCTTTATCGCCGGGGTCTGGCCGGCAGGAACGCGCATCCGCTCGTCATCCACCATGATCGTCAGGCCGTTATAGGTCACGACCGGGCGCTCCGCCGCGAAGTAGAGCGGGACGATGGGGATGCCCTCCCGGTGGATGTACTGCCAGATGTCCAGCTCGGTCCAATTGGAGATCGGGAAGACGCGGATGCTCTCCCCGGGGTTGATCCGCGCGTTGTAGAGGTTCCACAGCTCCGGGCGCTGGCGCTTAGGATCCCAGCGATGCGCCTCGGAGCGGAAGGAGAAGATGCGCTCCTTCGCGCGGCTCTTCTCCTCGTCGCGCCGCGCGCCCCCGAAGGCCGCGTCGAAGCCGTGGTGATCCAGCGCGGCCTTTAGCGCCACGGTCTTCATGATGTCCGTGTAGGCGCCGCCATGGTCGAAGGGGTTGATGCCCTGCGCCACGCCGTCCCGGTTGATCCACTCGATCAGTTCCATGCCGGCCGCGCGCACCCGCTCGTCGCGGAAGGCGATCATGTCCCGGAACTTCCAGGTCGTGTTCACGTGCAGCAGCGGGAAGGGCGGCACCCCCGGGGCGAAGGCCTTCTTCGCCAGGTGAAGCATCACCGCGCTGTCCTTGCCGACGGAGTAGAGCATCACCGGCTTGCGCGCCTCGGCCGCCACCTCGCGGAAGATGTGGATGCTCTCCGCCTCCAGCCGCTGCAGATGAGTCAGGTCCGGCGGCGTCGGCCGCGAGCTGCTCGTCACGCTCGTCTCCCAGAGGTCGGGCCGGAGGCGGTGGCGCGGGATGCCCGTGAACTCCTCAATCCGGAGCACGATATCGGCGGGAATCTCCCGCTCCCCGCTTACCCACTGGCTGACGGCACCCTCGCTGCGGCCAACCGCGGCGGCGATGTCGCTCTGGCGCTTGCCGCTCTCTCGGAACAGACGTTTCAGATCGGGCATGAGCCGACTTTAGGCAAACTAAAGATACGCGCAAGGGTTGTAGAAGGGCCCGATGAATGCAGGCATATACGAGAGGAATGGCCCTGCTTGGTCGTGGCTTGGCGCTGCGAGCCGGAATCCGGAGCGGTAGGCGCACAGGCCTGCTATTGCGCCTACGTGGAGGCACTTCTCGGCATGCCGACCCCGGAGATCCCAGGGGGAGAGAAAGAATTCTCTCCCCCTGGACCCCCTCTCATCTTTTTCTGAGAGGCTGCCGCGGAATGCTCGTCCGACGGTGCGCCCGAGGTCCATGACCTCAGGCGACGAACAGGGCCGCCTAGGTCGACGCGGCGTTCATAGCCGCTCGGCACCGCCCTTTGATCATCGCATCCGCGGCAGCCCAATCGCGGGGTCCGGGGTGGCCGTTGCCACCCCGGCGGGGTTCCAGGGGCAGCGCCCCTGGAGGCCACAGGCGCCGAAAGGACGCCTACTCCGCCGCCACGGCCGGCGTGGCGGCGCTGCCGGTCCAGAGGGCCGGGTTCAGCTCCTCCGGCCGGTCCGGAAAGAGCAGGGCGCAGGCAAGGGTGATGCAGGCAAAGGCGGAGAGCACCATGAGCGTGAGGCCGAGATTGCCGAAGGCGTCGTGGAGGTAGCCGATGGCCGGCGACGCCGCAGCAGCGCCCAGGAAGCCGACGAAGAAGCGCAGGGAGTAGAGCTTCGCGCGCAGGGCAGGGGCGACGTAACGGGCGGTCATCGTCTCGTTCACCGTCACCTGCCCGAAGACCGCGGCGGCGGCAATGGCGGCCACGGGGAGCACGGCCCAGCCCCGCAGGAAGGAGAGGGCGAGGAGGGCCGGCACCAGCGCGAGGGCGAGGGGCAGGAAGACGCGCTTGAGTGTGGTGCGGTCGATCATCCGGCCGACGGTGAACT
This genomic window from Pararoseomonas sp. SCSIO 73927 contains:
- a CDS encoding class I SAM-dependent methyltransferase encodes the protein MPDLTRPDDYPLRDLITAVSPADTMFAGSSEHYLHVGLSALSVIDASLLGSPAPQTILDLPCGFGRVTRVLRARYPRAMITVCDLDRAGVDFAAATFGARGVYSEPNFRDLNFGQTFDLIWVGSLLTHLPEHQTRQFLDFALRHMGTESRLIVTSHGDYVATRLRSWDYGLGEPAARGLLGQWLVDGYGYRGYGGNPAYGISLVSRQWYERLLAGSPLSLQSYQDRGWDDHQDALVIRRTPGHQPHNALPWFEQPGLALPLPAEEQLAADEAGVPGFSEDWYCETFADVAAAVKDGVFPSGLAHYLEYGWKEGRPPFDPQRSYARRIPSSS
- a CDS encoding pitrilysin family protein gives rise to the protein MTEETFAAATDPALNGGAVRLTRLPNGLTVVSDTMARVETASIGAYAHTGTRDEEAQENGVSHFLEHMAFKGTERRDAAAIAREIENVGGHLNAYTARETTAYYAKVLKEDLPLAADILGDILTHSSFAPEEVERERGVILQEIGQANDTPDDIVFDHFQETAFAGQPMGRPTLGPASIIETLPREALTGYMRRHYGPSRMVVAAAGAVDHDNLVDLVKTHFADLPDIDGHSAEPARYTGGEFREERDLDQVHLLLGFPGPAYGDPMHYPTMLLSTILGGGMSSRLFQEIREKRGLVYSVYSFHSPYRDAGLFTVYAGTGEEQAAELMPATLEELRRVQKDVTEEELARAKAQLRASVLMSLESTGSRCEGLARQLQVHGRLIPVEETKARIAAVTVEQVQAAAAKTFRAPPTLAALGPAGRVPRLPEVAERLAA
- a CDS encoding TldD/PmbA family protein, translated to MSATVELPAADAREALAGLVAAARAAGADAADAMLAAGASLSVGMRLGEVEQVERSEGFDIGLRVFVGRRQAIVSTTDSDPRGFEALAERAVAMARAVPEDPFGFLPDLVPSVADLPLDMDDGVEPDVASLSARARRAEEAARAIPGVTNSEGADAGWQRTVIALAASNGFSGTYTRSGHSLSVTALAGQGTGMERDYDYASATHLSDLDEPETLGRNAGERAVRRLNPIRPATARLPVLYDPRVAGSILGHLTGAANGASVARGTSFLRDSMGQRIMAPGLTVRDDPTRPRGPRSRPFDAEGMPTAPLAIVEDGVLQHWLLDWRSARQLGLASNGRASRAVGGPPSPSTTNLWLEPGALTPEALMADIAEGLLVTEMIGSSINATTGDYSRGASGFMIRNGELAEPFSGVTLAGNLREMFLHITPANDLRFRRGTDSPTLRIDGLTMAGA
- the cysQ gene encoding 3'(2'),5'-bisphosphate nucleotidase CysQ — encoded protein: MPDAALDLAGLLAAVRPVAEEAGRAAMRFYGACTAAYKADGSPVTAADQAAERVILPALRALTPDIPVVSEEEACDDLSPAVAGPRFWLVDPLDGTREFISANGEFTVNIALIESGASVLGVVVVPARGETYLGAGPGTARLADATGERPIAARPAPLEGLTVVGSRSHGDAAAMEAFLLGRKVAAFRAAGSSLKLCLLARGEADLYPRLGTTMEWDIAAGDAVLRAAGGRVETLDGKPLAYGKPDYRNPHFVALGAAE
- the cysN gene encoding sulfate adenylyltransferase subunit CysN, whose amino-acid sequence is MAHVSDLIATDIGAYLKQHETKGLLRFITCGSVDDGKSTLIGRLLYDSKMIFEDQLAALESDSRKMGTQGENIDFALLVDGLAAEREQGITIDVAYRFFSTDKRKFIVADTPGHEQYTRNMVTGASTADLAVILVDARKGVLTQTRRHSYLVSLLGIRNVVLAVNKMDTVGYGREAFDRILGDYMAFAASLAIDKVVPIPVSALMGDNVTERSGNMAWYAGPTLMAHLETVGIARQPGNAPFRMPVQWVNRPNSSFRGFSGLIASGTVLPGDAVKIMPSARESRVASVLLDGEMPHGTAGQSVTITLEDEVDCSRGDVICAAESPAEVSDQFETTLIWMNDSPMLSGRGYLMKIGAKTVAASVTTLKHKVNVNTLEQSAARELKLNEIGVCNISLDQPIAFDPYAENRGTGGFILIDRMTNETVAAGLIHFALRRAQNIHWQSVDVGRNARAERKRQRPCVLWFTGLSGAGKSTIANLVERRLFALGKHTYLLDGDNLRHGLCRDLGFTDADRVENIRRVGEVAKLMADAGLIVLASFISPFRSERDMVRRLLPEGDFLEVHVDVPLEVAESRDPKGLYRKARAGEISNFTGVSSPYEPPLSPELHIETARIGPEDAAELIVAGMEARGLLRGGDA
- the cysD gene encoding sulfate adenylyltransferase subunit CysD; this encodes MPDLKRLFRESGKRQSDIAAAVGRSEGAVSQWVSGEREIPADIVLRIEEFTGIPRHRLRPDLWETSVTSSSRPTPPDLTHLQRLEAESIHIFREVAAEARKPVMLYSVGKDSAVMLHLAKKAFAPGVPPFPLLHVNTTWKFRDMIAFRDERVRAAGMELIEWINRDGVAQGINPFDHGGAYTDIMKTVALKAALDHHGFDAAFGGARRDEEKSRAKERIFSFRSEAHRWDPKRQRPELWNLYNARINPGESIRVFPISNWTELDIWQYIHREGIPIVPLYFAAERPVVTYNGLTIMVDDERMRVPAGQTPAIKRIRFRTLGCYPLTGAVESEAATLPEIIQEMLLTRTSERQGRAIDHDAAASMERKKQEGYF